The DNA region CTATTCCCGTGGGCTGTGGTGTTGCAGGAAATAGGGTTGTTCGGCTTTCTTGCTATGATGGTTTTTTTAGGCGTGCTTGTGATTGGCTTCATCTACGAGTGGATGAAGGGCGCATTGGAATGGGATTGATTGAATCATGAGTCTTGAAGGTGTTTTAGAAAAAGGGTTTGTCACCACTACGTTAGATACGGTGATTAACTATACCCGTACTGGTTCTCTGTGGCCGATGACTTTTGGTTTGGCCTGCTGTGCGGTTGAAATGATGCATGCAGGCGCCTCACGTTACGACCTTGATCGTTTTGGTATCGTATTTCGCCCTAGTCCGCGTCAGTCTGACGTAATGATTGTGGCTGGGACTTTAGTCAATAAAATGGCGCCAGCTTTACGTAAAGTGTATGACCAGATGGCTGAGCCACGCTGGGTTATTTCCATGGGTTCCTGTGCTAACGGTGGTGGTTATTACCATTACTCTTATGCTGTTGTGCGCGGGTGTGATCGTATTGTTCCTGTTGATGTCTATGTGCCAGGCTGCCCGCCTACAGCGGAGGCGTTGTTGTACGGCATTATCCAGTTGCAAAATAAAATTAAACGTACAAACACCATTGCCCGTTAAGTTAATGGGTCTGTTAAATTAAGAACAAAATTATGTCAGCTAAATTAGATCAGCTATTAGCCAGTTTGCAGACGGTGCTTGGTGAAAAAATTACCAAACAAACTTTAGCTCTGGGTGAAGTTACTATTGAGTGCCGTGCCGAAGATTATCTCGCTGTTTGTCATTTGTTGCGTGATGATGCTGCTTTAAACTTTGAGCAGTTAATTGATTTGTGCGGTGTGGACTATCAGGAGTACGGTGAAGGTAGTTATGATGGCTTGCGTTATGCTGTGGTTTGCCATTTTCTCTCTGTTTCATTGAATCATCGTGTACGCCTAAGGGTGTTTGCTAGAGATGAAGATTTCCCAATATTGCCAACCTTGGTTGGAGTGTGGTCAGTTGCCAATTGGTTCGAGCGTGAAGCGTTTGACCTGTACGGCATTATGTTTGAAAACCACCCGGACTTGCGTCGTTTATTAACTGACTACGGTTT from Methylotenera sp. L2L1 includes:
- a CDS encoding NuoB/complex I 20 kDa subunit family protein is translated as MSLEGVLEKGFVTTTLDTVINYTRTGSLWPMTFGLACCAVEMMHAGASRYDLDRFGIVFRPSPRQSDVMIVAGTLVNKMAPALRKVYDQMAEPRWVISMGSCANGGGYYHYSYAVVRGCDRIVPVDVYVPGCPPTAEALLYGIIQLQNKIKRTNTIAR
- a CDS encoding NADH-quinone oxidoreductase subunit C; amino-acid sequence: MSAKLDQLLASLQTVLGEKITKQTLALGEVTIECRAEDYLAVCHLLRDDAALNFEQLIDLCGVDYQEYGEGSYDGLRYAVVCHFLSVSLNHRVRLRVFARDEDFPILPTLVGVWSVANWFEREAFDLYGIMFENHPDLRRLLTDYGFVGHPFRKDFPMIGNVEMRYDPEQQRVIYQPVSIELRNNVPRVIRSEGAHRG